A DNA window from Citrobacter tructae contains the following coding sequences:
- a CDS encoding YbjO family protein: MWRCTVFTEDDALGFFKKSSTSHARLNVPALVQVAALAIIMIRGLDLLMIFNTLGMRGTIAFIHRSVQTWDLTLVFLSSLILVFIEIYCAFSLVKGRNWARWIYLFTQVVASGYLWAASLGYGYPELFSIAGESKREIFRTLVMQKLPDMLVLLLLFVPASSRRFFRLQ; encoded by the coding sequence ATGTGGCGCTGCACCGTTTTCACGGAAGACGACGCGTTGGGATTTTTTAAGAAATCATCCACATCACATGCTCGCTTAAACGTCCCTGCTTTGGTGCAGGTAGCGGCGCTCGCTATTATTATGATCCGCGGCCTCGATCTGTTGATGATTTTTAACACGCTGGGCATGCGCGGGACGATCGCGTTCATTCACCGTAGCGTGCAGACCTGGGATTTGACGCTGGTATTTTTAAGCAGTCTGATACTGGTCTTTATCGAAATTTATTGTGCATTTTCATTAGTAAAAGGGCGTAACTGGGCGCGCTGGATTTATTTGTTTACCCAGGTGGTAGCCTCCGGTTATTTGTGGGCGGCGTCGTTGGGTTACGGTTATCCGGAGTTGTTTAGTATTGCGGGAGAATCGAAGCGTGAAATTTTTCGCACGCTGGTGATGCAGAAATTGCCAGATATGCTGGTGCTGCTGCTGTTGTTTGTTCCGGCATCCAGTCGACGGTTCTTCCGTTTGCAATAA
- the trxB gene encoding thioredoxin-disulfide reductase — MGTTKHSKLLILGSGPAGYTAAVYAARANLQPVLITGMEKGGQLTTTTEVENWPGDPHDLTGPLLMERMHEHATKFETEIIFDHISKVDLQNRPFRLTGDNGEYTCDALIIATGASARYLGLPSEEAFKGRGVSACATCDGFFYRNQKVAVIGGGNTAVEEALYLANIASEVHLIHRRDSFRAEKILIKRLMDKVENGNIVLHTHRTLEEVTGDQMGVTGLRLRDTQNTDNIESLDVAGLFVAIGHSPNTAIFDGQLELENGYIKVQSGIHGNATQTSIPGVFAAGDVMDHIYRQAITSAGTGCMAALDAERYLDGLADACE; from the coding sequence ATGGGCACGACCAAACACAGTAAACTTCTTATTCTGGGTTCAGGCCCTGCCGGGTATACCGCTGCGGTCTATGCTGCGCGCGCGAACCTGCAACCGGTACTGATCACCGGTATGGAAAAAGGGGGTCAGTTGACCACGACGACGGAAGTCGAAAACTGGCCGGGTGACCCGCACGATCTTACGGGCCCACTGCTGATGGAACGTATGCACGAACATGCGACAAAATTTGAGACGGAAATCATTTTTGATCACATCAGCAAAGTTGATCTGCAGAACCGGCCATTCCGTCTTACCGGCGACAATGGCGAATACACCTGCGATGCGCTGATTATCGCGACCGGCGCTTCCGCTCGCTACCTTGGCTTACCTTCTGAAGAAGCATTTAAAGGCCGCGGTGTCTCCGCCTGCGCAACCTGTGACGGTTTCTTCTATCGTAACCAAAAGGTGGCGGTCATTGGCGGTGGTAATACCGCAGTAGAGGAAGCGCTGTATCTGGCAAACATCGCCTCTGAAGTCCATTTGATTCACCGTCGCGACAGTTTCCGTGCAGAAAAAATCCTCATCAAGCGCCTGATGGATAAAGTCGAAAACGGCAACATCGTGCTGCACACGCACCGTACGCTGGAAGAAGTCACCGGCGATCAGATGGGCGTAACCGGGCTGCGTCTGCGTGATACTCAAAACACCGATAACATCGAGTCTCTGGATGTTGCAGGTCTGTTTGTCGCCATTGGTCATAGCCCAAATACTGCCATTTTTGATGGTCAGCTTGAGCTGGAAAACGGCTATATCAAAGTTCAGTCCGGCATTCACGGCAATGCGACGCAAACCAGCATTCCGGGTGTGTTTGCGGCCGGTGACGTAATGGATCATATTTATCGCCAGGCGATTACCTCAGCAGGTACAGGTTGTATGGCAGCCCTTGATGCTGAGCGTTATCTCGACGGTCTGGCTGACGCTTGCGAATAA
- the rlmC gene encoding 23S rRNA (uracil(747)-C(5))-methyltransferase RlmC — protein MQCALYDADRCRSCQWITQPVGDQLRAKIVDLQDLLADYSVGEWCAPVGGPESAFRNKAKMVVSGSVEKPLLGMLHRDGTPEDLCDCPLYPASFSPVFAALKPFIARAGLTPYNVARKRGELKYVLLTESQFDGGMMLRFVLRSEAKLEQLRAALPWLQAQLPQLKVITVNIQPVHMAIMEGETEIFLTEQQALAELFNDVPLWIRPQSFFQTNPVVAGRLYATARDWVRQLQINHMWDLFCGVGGFGLHCATPQMKLTGIEIAPEAIACAKQSAQELGLQNLHFQALDSTQFATAQGEVPDLVLVNPPRRGIGKPLCDYLSRMAPKFIVYSSCNAQSMAKDIRELSGYRIERVQLFDMFPHTAHYEVLTLLSRR, from the coding sequence ATGCAGTGCGCACTTTATGACGCCGATCGCTGCCGCTCCTGTCAGTGGATAACACAACCTGTTGGCGATCAACTCCGTGCAAAAATAGTCGATCTCCAGGATCTGCTTGCCGATTATTCGGTTGGGGAATGGTGCGCGCCAGTCGGCGGCCCGGAGAGCGCCTTTCGTAATAAAGCCAAGATGGTCGTGAGCGGCAGCGTGGAAAAACCGCTGTTAGGCATGCTGCATCGTGACGGTACGCCTGAAGACTTGTGTGACTGTCCGCTTTACCCCGCCTCATTTTCGCCGGTGTTTGCCGCGCTAAAGCCCTTTATCGCCCGCGCGGGGCTGACCCCCTATAACGTGGCGCGTAAGCGGGGCGAACTTAAATATGTCCTGTTAACGGAAAGTCAGTTTGATGGCGGTATGATGCTGCGTTTTGTCTTACGCTCTGAGGCGAAGCTGGAGCAACTGCGCGCGGCGCTGCCGTGGTTGCAGGCGCAGTTACCGCAGCTCAAGGTGATTACGGTCAATATTCAGCCGGTGCATATGGCGATTATGGAAGGTGAGACAGAAATCTTCCTGACCGAGCAGCAGGCGCTGGCAGAACTTTTTAACGATGTTCCGCTGTGGATCCGCCCGCAGAGCTTCTTTCAGACCAACCCAGTGGTGGCGGGGCGCTTGTATGCCACGGCTCGCGACTGGGTGCGTCAGCTTCAGATCAACCACATGTGGGATCTGTTTTGTGGTGTCGGGGGCTTTGGTCTGCATTGTGCCACGCCGCAGATGAAACTGACGGGGATTGAAATCGCACCAGAGGCGATTGCCTGTGCGAAACAGTCTGCGCAGGAATTGGGGTTACAGAATCTGCATTTTCAGGCGCTGGACTCCACCCAATTCGCGACGGCGCAGGGAGAAGTTCCGGATCTGGTGCTGGTGAACCCGCCGCGTAGGGGGATTGGCAAACCACTGTGTGATTATCTTTCCCGTATGGCGCCAAAGTTTATTGTTTACTCCAGCTGTAATGCGCAAAGCATGGCGAAGGATATTCGTGAGTTGTCAGGGTATCGCATTGAGCGCGTCCAGCTTTTCGATATGTTCCCACATACCGCGCACTATGAAGTGTTGACGCTACTCAGCAGACGATAA
- a CDS encoding LysR family transcriptional regulator: MTKLDLNDFAWFVHVVEEGGFAAAGRALDEPKSKLSRRIAQLEERLGVRLIQRTTRQFNVTEVGQTFYEHCKAMLVEAQAAQDAIAALQVEPRGIVKLTCPVTLLHVHIGPMLARFMARYPDVTVQLEATNRRVDVVGEGLDVAIRVRPRPLEDSDLVMRVLADRGHRLYASPRLVEQMGALHAPAELTRWPGLSLASGKHVHRWELFGPQGARAEVHFTPRMITTDMLALREAAVAGVGVVQLPQLMVKDQLAAGELVALLDGWEPKREIIHAVFPSRRGLLPSVRALVDFLTEEYARMIED, encoded by the coding sequence ATGACGAAACTGGATCTCAATGATTTCGCATGGTTTGTTCATGTTGTCGAAGAGGGAGGATTCGCAGCGGCGGGTCGTGCGCTTGATGAACCGAAATCAAAACTGAGCCGACGTATTGCGCAATTGGAGGAAAGACTGGGCGTGCGTTTGATTCAGCGAACCACCCGGCAGTTTAATGTCACGGAAGTCGGGCAGACTTTTTACGAACATTGCAAGGCGATGCTGGTTGAGGCGCAGGCGGCACAGGATGCCATTGCGGCGTTGCAGGTTGAGCCACGAGGTATTGTGAAGCTTACGTGCCCAGTGACGTTGTTGCATGTCCATATTGGACCCATGCTGGCCCGGTTTATGGCGCGTTACCCGGATGTGACAGTGCAGCTTGAGGCCACGAATCGCCGCGTTGATGTCGTTGGGGAAGGTCTGGATGTGGCCATTCGCGTCCGGCCACGTCCTCTTGAAGACAGTGATTTGGTGATGCGGGTACTTGCTGACAGGGGACACCGGCTGTATGCCAGTCCGCGTTTGGTTGAGCAGATGGGGGCATTACATGCTCCGGCAGAGCTGACTCGCTGGCCAGGGCTGAGTCTGGCATCCGGTAAACATGTTCATCGCTGGGAGTTGTTTGGCCCACAGGGTGCGCGTGCGGAAGTGCATTTTACACCGCGTATGATCACGACTGATATGCTGGCGTTACGCGAGGCGGCGGTTGCCGGCGTAGGCGTTGTGCAACTCCCGCAGTTAATGGTCAAGGATCAATTAGCGGCGGGGGAGTTGGTGGCATTGCTGGACGGGTGGGAGCCTAAGAGGGAGATTATTCACGCGGTCTTTCCATCGCGAAGGGGATTATTGCCATCGGTGCGCGCATTAGTCGATTTCTTGACGGAAGAATATGCGCGCATGATAGAGGATTAA
- a CDS encoding pirin family protein has product MKHVTGVYTAPRPHWVGDGFPVRSMFSYQSHAEQLSPFLLLDYAGPHTFTPGSEKRGVGEHPHRGFETVTIVYSGEVEHRDSTGRGGIIGPGDVQWMTAGAGILHEEFHSPEFTRKGGELEMVQLWVNLPAKDKMTVPGYQGISNDIIPTVALPDNAGTVRVVAGSYQSTKGPAHTFSPLNVWDMRLQSNHPATLSLPEGWSTALVVLKGNITVNGTTPVSEAQLVVLSQQGKTLHIEASSDASVLLLSGEPLNEPIVGYGPFVMNTKQEIAEAVRDFNSGRFGQI; this is encoded by the coding sequence ATGAAACACGTAACAGGCGTCTACACTGCACCTCGCCCGCACTGGGTGGGCGATGGATTTCCGGTTCGCTCGATGTTCTCTTACCAGTCTCATGCTGAGCAGCTAAGTCCGTTCCTGCTGCTGGATTACGCCGGTCCGCATACCTTCACACCGGGTAGCGAAAAACGCGGTGTCGGCGAGCATCCACATCGTGGTTTTGAAACGGTAACCATTGTTTACAGCGGTGAGGTTGAGCACCGTGATTCAACCGGGCGCGGGGGCATTATCGGTCCGGGCGACGTGCAATGGATGACGGCAGGGGCCGGGATCTTACACGAAGAATTTCATTCACCGGAATTTACCCGTAAGGGCGGCGAACTGGAAATGGTCCAGCTGTGGGTCAACCTGCCAGCCAAAGACAAAATGACCGTGCCGGGCTATCAGGGAATCAGCAACGACATTATTCCTACTGTCGCCCTGCCGGATAACGCGGGCACCGTCCGCGTGGTTGCGGGTAGCTATCAGAGCACGAAAGGTCCCGCGCATACCTTCTCGCCGTTGAATGTGTGGGATATGCGCTTGCAAAGCAATCATCCGGCCACGCTGTCCCTGCCAGAAGGATGGAGCACTGCGCTGGTGGTTCTGAAAGGCAATATCACCGTCAACGGCACCACGCCCGTGAGTGAGGCGCAGCTGGTGGTATTAAGCCAGCAGGGCAAAACCCTACATATTGAGGCCAGCAGCGATGCCAGCGTGCTGCTGCTGTCCGGCGAACCGTTAAATGAGCCGATTGTCGGTTACGGTCCGTTTGTTATGAACACAAAACAAGAAATCGCCGAAGCCGTACGCGATTTCAACTCCGGCCGTTTTGGCCAAATCTGA
- the potI gene encoding putrescine ABC transporter permease PotI, which translates to MNNLPVVRSPWRIFILVVGFTFLYAPMLMLVIYSFNSSKLVTVWAGWSTRWYGELLHDTAMISAVGMSLTIAACAATMAVILGTIAAVVLVRFGRFRGSNGFAFMITAPLVMPDVITGLSLLLLFVAMAHAIGWPADRGMLTIWLAHVTFCTAYVAVVISSRLRELDHSIEEAAMDLGATPLKVFFVITLPMIMPAVISGWLLAFTLSLDDLVIASFVSGPGATTLPMLVFSSVRMGVNPEINALATLILGVVGIIGFIAWYLMARTEKQRLRDIQRARRG; encoded by the coding sequence ATGAATAACTTACCGGTCGTTCGCTCGCCGTGGCGCATCTTTATCCTGGTGGTGGGATTCACCTTCTTGTACGCGCCGATGCTGATGTTGGTTATCTATTCGTTTAACAGTTCCAAACTGGTGACGGTCTGGGCTGGGTGGTCAACGCGCTGGTACGGAGAATTGTTGCACGATACCGCGATGATAAGTGCCGTCGGTATGAGCTTGACCATTGCCGCTTGTGCAGCAACGATGGCGGTGATCCTCGGTACGATTGCCGCCGTGGTGTTGGTGCGCTTTGGCCGTTTCCGTGGTTCGAATGGGTTTGCCTTTATGATCACCGCGCCGCTGGTTATGCCGGATGTCATTACAGGGTTGTCGCTGTTGCTACTGTTTGTCGCTATGGCTCATGCCATTGGCTGGCCGGCAGATCGCGGGATGTTGACTATCTGGCTGGCGCACGTCACCTTCTGTACGGCGTATGTGGCGGTCGTTATCTCCTCACGTTTGCGCGAACTGGATCACTCCATCGAAGAAGCGGCGATGGATCTTGGCGCCACGCCACTGAAAGTATTCTTTGTCATCACGCTGCCGATGATTATGCCGGCGGTGATTTCCGGCTGGTTGTTGGCTTTCACGCTATCGCTCGACGATCTGGTGATCGCCAGTTTTGTTTCGGGTCCTGGGGCGACGACATTGCCGATGCTAGTGTTCTCCAGTGTACGCATGGGGGTTAATCCGGAGATTAACGCACTGGCTACGCTTATTCTTGGCGTGGTCGGAATTATCGGATTTATCGCGTGGTATCTGATGGCCCGGACAGAAAAGCAGCGATTGCGCGATATCCAGCGTGCAAGACGCGGCTGA
- a CDS encoding isochorismatase family protein, with amino-acid sequence MSSPANFNGSRPVIDVDDAVMLLIDHQSGLFQTVGDMPMPELRARAAALAKIATLAKMPVITTASVPQGPNGPLIPEIHANAPHAQYVARKGEINAWDNEDFVEAVKATGRKTLIIAGTITSVCMAFPAISAVAEGYKVFAVIDASGTYSKMAQEITLARVVQAGVVPMDTAAVASEIQRTWNREDAAEWAEVYTKVFPAYQLLIESYSKAQDVVNNGEKLDSQR; translated from the coding sequence ATGTCCAGTCCTGCAAATTTTAATGGCTCACGCCCGGTTATTGATGTAGATGATGCGGTGATGCTGCTTATCGATCACCAGAGCGGACTTTTTCAGACCGTCGGTGATATGCCAATGCCCGAACTGCGCGCCCGCGCCGCCGCGCTGGCAAAAATAGCTACCCTGGCGAAGATGCCGGTGATCACCACTGCCTCCGTTCCTCAGGGACCCAACGGCCCGTTGATCCCGGAAATCCACGCCAATGCGCCCCATGCCCAGTATGTAGCACGCAAAGGCGAGATCAACGCCTGGGATAACGAAGACTTTGTTGAAGCCGTCAAAGCAACCGGTCGTAAAACGCTGATTATTGCCGGCACGATCACCAGCGTCTGCATGGCTTTCCCGGCCATCAGCGCGGTGGCGGAAGGGTATAAAGTGTTTGCCGTCATTGACGCTTCCGGCACTTACAGCAAGATGGCGCAGGAAATCACGCTGGCACGTGTGGTGCAGGCAGGCGTTGTGCCAATGGATACCGCAGCCGTCGCGTCTGAAATACAGCGGACGTGGAACCGGGAAGATGCCGCTGAATGGGCGGAAGTGTACACCAAAGTCTTCCCGGCCTATCAGCTGCTGATCGAAAGCTACAGCAAAGCTCAGGACGTCGTGAACAACGGTGAAAAACTGGACTCTCAGCGCTAA
- the cydD gene encoding heme ABC transporter permease/ATP-binding protein CydD — MNKTRQKELTRWLKQQSVISQRWLNISRLLGFVSGLLIVAQAWLLARILDHMIMDNIPREALLLPFIVLVLIFILRAWVVWLRERVGFHAGQHIRFEIRRQVLDRLQQAGPAWIQGKPAGSWATLVLEQIDDMHDYYARYLPQMALAVCVPILIVAAIFPSNWIAALILLGTAPLIPLFMAMVGMGAADANRRNFQALARLSGHFLDRLRGMETLRIFGRGEAETESIRAASQDFRQRTMEVLRLAFLSSGVLEFFTSLSIALVAVYFGFSYLGELNFGHYGVGVTLASGFLALILAPEFFQPLRDLGTFYHAKAQAVGAADSLKTFMETPLAHPERGDIELAVKEPVSITAEELVITSPEGKILAGPLNFSLPAGQRAVLVGRSGSGKSSLLNVLSGFLSYQGSLRINGFELRDLAPDSWRKQLSWVGQNPQLPAATLRDNVLLARPDASEEQLQAALDSAWVSEFLPLLPQGVDTPVGDQSARLSVGQAQRVAVARALLNPCQLLLLDEPAASLDAHSEQRVMQALNAASRRQTTLMVTHQLEDLAEWDAIWVMQDGQIVEQGTYAQLSAANGAFATLLAHRQEDI, encoded by the coding sequence ATGAATAAAACCCGTCAAAAAGAGCTAACCCGCTGGTTAAAACAGCAAAGTGTCATTTCCCAGCGTTGGCTGAATATTTCACGCCTGTTAGGCTTCGTCAGCGGCCTGTTAATTGTTGCTCAGGCCTGGCTTCTGGCTCGCATTCTTGATCATATGATCATGGATAATATTCCTCGCGAAGCCCTTCTGCTCCCTTTCATCGTGTTAGTGCTGATTTTCATCCTGCGTGCGTGGGTGGTCTGGCTACGTGAGCGGGTCGGTTTTCACGCAGGGCAGCACATTCGTTTTGAAATTCGTCGTCAGGTTCTAGACCGCCTGCAACAGGCAGGTCCCGCATGGATCCAAGGTAAGCCAGCCGGAAGTTGGGCAACACTGGTGCTAGAGCAGATAGACGATATGCATGATTACTACGCGCGTTATCTGCCGCAAATGGCGCTTGCCGTATGCGTACCCATTTTGATTGTGGCGGCCATTTTCCCATCGAACTGGATAGCCGCCCTTATCCTGCTGGGCACCGCGCCGCTGATCCCATTGTTTATGGCGATGGTCGGTATGGGTGCTGCCGATGCTAACCGCCGTAACTTTCAGGCCCTGGCCCGACTCAGCGGCCATTTCCTCGATCGCCTGCGCGGCATGGAAACGTTAAGAATATTTGGCCGCGGCGAAGCTGAAACAGAAAGTATTCGTGCAGCGTCGCAAGATTTTCGCCAGCGCACCATGGAAGTCCTGCGTCTCGCGTTCCTCTCCTCCGGAGTTCTGGAGTTTTTCACCTCGCTATCCATCGCGCTGGTGGCGGTTTACTTTGGCTTCTCGTATCTCGGCGAACTCAATTTCGGTCACTATGGCGTCGGCGTCACCTTAGCTTCTGGATTCCTGGCGCTGATTCTTGCACCTGAGTTTTTCCAACCTCTGCGCGATCTGGGCACGTTTTATCATGCCAAAGCCCAGGCTGTCGGGGCAGCAGACAGCCTGAAAACGTTCATGGAAACGCCGCTGGCGCACCCTGAACGTGGTGATATTGAGCTGGCAGTAAAAGAGCCGGTTTCGATTACCGCAGAAGAGCTGGTTATCACCTCGCCGGAAGGTAAAATTCTTGCAGGCCCGCTCAATTTCTCGCTACCAGCAGGTCAGCGCGCGGTGCTGGTGGGACGAAGTGGTTCCGGCAAGAGTTCGCTATTGAATGTCTTGTCCGGTTTTCTCTCGTATCAGGGGTCATTACGGATTAACGGCTTTGAACTGCGCGACCTGGCGCCTGATTCCTGGCGCAAACAGCTATCATGGGTCGGGCAAAACCCGCAACTTCCTGCCGCCACGTTACGTGATAATGTGCTGCTGGCACGCCCTGATGCCAGCGAAGAACAGCTTCAGGCCGCGCTCGACAGCGCCTGGGTGAGTGAGTTTTTACCGCTGCTGCCACAGGGCGTGGATACGCCGGTCGGCGATCAGTCCGCTCGACTTTCCGTCGGGCAAGCGCAGCGCGTTGCCGTGGCCCGCGCCTTGCTCAATCCGTGTCAGCTACTGCTGCTGGACGAACCCGCCGCCAGCCTCGATGCTCACAGTGAGCAGCGCGTAATGCAGGCGTTAAACGCGGCATCACGTCGCCAGACCACGCTAATGGTCACACACCAGCTTGAAGACCTTGCCGAATGGGATGCCATTTGGGTCATGCAGGACGGACAGATCGTCGAGCAAGGCACTTATGCTCAACTGAGTGCTGCCAACGGGGCTTTTGCAACACTGTTGGCTCACCGTCAGGAGGACATCTAA
- the aat gene encoding leucyl/phenylalanyl-tRNA--protein transferase — protein MRLVQLSRNSIAFPSPEGALREPNGLLALGGDLSPARLLMAYQRGIFPWFSPGDPILWWSPDPRAILWPENFHLSRSMKRFHKHSPYRVTLNYAFGQVIEGCANDREEGTWITRDIVDAYHRLHELGHAHSIEVWQRNELVGGMYGVSQGTLFCGESMFSRQENASKTALLVFCSEFSHQGGKLIDCQVLNGHTASLGAVETPRREYLEHLSRLRQQRLPSHFWVPRTLFLPQE, from the coding sequence ATGCGCCTGGTGCAACTTTCCCGCAATTCTATCGCCTTCCCGTCACCGGAAGGCGCTTTACGCGAACCTAACGGTTTGCTGGCACTTGGCGGCGATCTCAGCCCTGCCCGCCTGCTTATGGCGTACCAGCGCGGTATTTTCCCGTGGTTTTCTCCCGGCGACCCCATTCTTTGGTGGTCGCCCGATCCGCGCGCTATTTTATGGCCTGAGAATTTTCATCTTAGCCGCAGCATGAAGCGTTTTCATAAACACTCGCCCTATCGCGTCACGCTAAATTACGCATTTGGTCAGGTTATTGAAGGCTGTGCCAATGACCGGGAAGAAGGAACCTGGATAACGCGTGATATTGTGGATGCTTACCACCGGTTGCATGAACTGGGGCACGCGCACTCTATTGAGGTTTGGCAACGAAATGAATTAGTCGGCGGCATGTACGGCGTTTCACAAGGGACACTATTCTGCGGTGAATCGATGTTCAGTCGTCAGGAAAATGCCTCCAAAACTGCGCTGCTTGTTTTTTGCTCTGAATTTAGCCACCAGGGCGGGAAATTAATTGACTGTCAGGTGTTAAATGGCCATACCGCGTCGCTGGGCGCCGTCGAAACCCCTCGTCGGGAGTACCTTGAACACTTAAGCAGACTACGTCAGCAGCGATTACCCAGCCACTTTTGGGTACCCCGGACGTTATTTTTACCTCAGGAGTGA
- the cydC gene encoding heme ABC transporter ATP-binding protein/permease CydC produces MRALLPYLTLYKRHKWMLTLGIILAIITLLASIGLLTLSGWFLSASAVVGVTGIYSFNYMLPAAGVRGAAITRTAGRYFERLVSHDATFRVLQHLRIYTFSKLLPLSPAGLARYGQGELLNRVVADVDTLDHLYLRVISPLVGAFVVIVVVTLGLSVLDLTLAVSLGGIMLLTLFILPPLFYQAGKRTGQNLTHLRGQYRQQLTSWLQGQAELTIFGASVRYRAQMEATELQWHEAQRHQSELTALSQALMLLIGALAVIVMLWMASGGVGGNTQPGALIALFVFCALAAFEALAPVTGAFQHLGQVIASALRITELTEQKPEVTFPDDGSTVSEQITLTLQDVCFSYPGQAQNALDTLSLQAKPGEHIAILGRTGCGKSTLLQLLTRAWNPQRGEILFNDRPISSLSESSLRQSISVVPQRVHLFSATLRDNLLLAAPQASDDVLSEMLCRVGLEKLLEDDGLNAWLGEGGRQLSGGELRRLAIARALLHDAPLMLLDEPTEGLDATTESQMLELISDVMRDKTVLMVTHRLRGLSRFNQIIVMDNGQIIEQGNHADLLARQGRYYQFKQRL; encoded by the coding sequence ATGCGCGCTTTGCTACCTTATCTGACGCTGTATAAACGTCATAAGTGGATGTTAACGCTGGGAATAATTCTGGCGATTATCACGTTGTTAGCAAGCATTGGTTTGCTGACGCTTTCCGGCTGGTTCCTCTCTGCTTCTGCGGTGGTGGGCGTGACCGGGATTTACAGTTTTAACTACATGCTCCCTGCGGCGGGCGTGCGCGGTGCGGCGATCACCCGTACCGCAGGCCGTTATTTTGAGCGACTGGTCAGTCACGACGCGACATTCCGCGTGCTGCAGCACCTGCGTATTTACACCTTTAGTAAACTGCTGCCGCTCTCTCCGGCTGGTCTGGCCCGTTATGGTCAGGGCGAACTGCTTAACCGCGTCGTTGCTGATGTCGACACACTTGATCACCTCTATCTGCGCGTCATCTCTCCGCTGGTTGGGGCATTTGTCGTGATTGTAGTGGTAACGCTTGGACTGAGCGTTCTCGATCTCACGCTAGCCGTCAGCCTTGGCGGCATTATGCTGCTGACCCTGTTTATTTTGCCCCCGCTCTTTTATCAGGCCGGAAAACGCACCGGGCAAAACCTGACACATCTGCGCGGGCAATATCGCCAACAGTTGACCTCCTGGCTGCAGGGTCAGGCTGAACTGACCATTTTTGGCGCAAGCGTTCGCTATCGCGCACAAATGGAAGCCACGGAGTTGCAGTGGCACGAAGCGCAGCGCCACCAGTCAGAATTAACAGCACTGTCTCAGGCCTTAATGCTGCTCATTGGTGCGCTGGCCGTCATCGTGATGCTCTGGATGGCCTCGGGCGGCGTGGGTGGAAATACCCAGCCGGGCGCGCTGATTGCACTGTTTGTATTCTGCGCACTGGCCGCATTTGAAGCCCTGGCCCCGGTTACTGGCGCATTTCAGCATCTCGGTCAGGTGATCGCCTCTGCCCTGCGCATCACAGAACTGACGGAACAGAAACCGGAAGTCACCTTCCCTGACGACGGGTCTACGGTTTCTGAGCAAATTACCCTCACACTGCAAGATGTTTGTTTCAGCTACCCAGGACAGGCGCAAAATGCGCTGGATACCCTTTCCCTGCAGGCTAAGCCCGGCGAGCATATTGCGATTCTCGGCCGCACCGGCTGTGGTAAGTCCACATTGCTGCAATTGCTGACGCGCGCCTGGAATCCACAACGCGGTGAAATATTGTTCAACGATCGCCCGATTTCATCTCTGAGTGAATCAAGTCTGCGTCAAAGCATCAGCGTCGTACCGCAGCGTGTACACCTGTTTAGTGCGACATTGCGCGACAATCTGCTGCTGGCCGCACCGCAGGCCAGTGATGACGTATTATCCGAGATGTTGTGCCGCGTTGGCCTGGAAAAACTGCTGGAAGATGATGGGCTCAACGCTTGGTTAGGTGAAGGTGGTCGTCAACTCTCCGGCGGCGAGCTCCGCCGTCTGGCTATCGCCCGTGCATTGCTACACGACGCCCCGCTGATGCTGCTGGATGAACCTACCGAAGGGCTTGACGCCACAACAGAAAGCCAAATGCTTGAATTAATTAGCGATGTCATGCGAGACAAAACCGTATTGATGGTGACGCATCGCCTGCGCGGACTGTCGCGTTTTAATCAAATAATAGTGATGGACAACGGACAAATTATTGAGCAAGGTAATCACGCAGATCTGTTAGCCAGGCAGGGCCGTTATTACCAGTTTAAGCAACGTCTGTAA
- the infA gene encoding translation initiation factor IF-1, with protein sequence MAKEDNIEMQGTVLDTLPNTMFRVELENGHVVTAHISGKMRKNYIRILTGDKVTVELTPYDLSKGRIVFRSR encoded by the coding sequence ATGGCCAAAGAAGACAATATTGAAATGCAGGGTACCGTTCTCGATACGTTACCTAATACCATGTTCCGCGTAGAGTTAGAAAACGGTCACGTGGTTACTGCACATATCTCCGGTAAAATGCGTAAAAACTATATCCGCATCCTGACGGGAGACAAAGTGACTGTTGAGCTGACCCCGTACGACCTGAGCAAAGGCCGCATTGTCTTCCGTAGTCGCTGA